A region of Triplophysa rosa linkage group LG16, Trosa_1v2, whole genome shotgun sequence DNA encodes the following proteins:
- the p3h4 gene encoding endoplasmic reticulum protein SC65, which translates to MARAAAAAARLSALLVVVCHVWSGKAQYEKYSFRSFPENDLMPLESAYGHALEMYSSQSWKECVRYLELSLRLHRLLKDSEAHCSRTCSTETRPRASNSTDTSLWIMGHIIARAACLKKCKTNFPVFSKSSPKRETLAAFEQRIPYRYLQYVHYQMNELEKAVSAAHTCLQRNPGDPLLSRTLNYYKSLFDVEEYLIDHEEKPYEALFVKAVKLYNSGDFSSSARDMELAAAEYFQTHNLCLQSCEGSYEVQEVKDFYPTLADFYFEALTCKVKCEENLKPNVGGYFVEKFVATMYHYLQFAYYKLNDARSAAPCAASYMLFDAEDQVMRQNVAYYTFYREQWGLQEQHFKPRPEALMYYNQTTKQRELLEFAQNYLQTDHEDVVTPEDTSSSSSSDPPDEEFEGMGDYEESFLAEWWQEPKTKGDTGEAAE; encoded by the exons ATGGCCCGAGCCGCAGCGGCAGCAGCGCGTCTATCTGCGCTTCTCGTGGTCGTTTGTCATGTGTGGTCAGGAAAAGCTCAGTATGAGAAATACAGCTTCAGAAGTTTCCCCGAGAACGACCTGATGCCGCTCGAGTCTGCGTACGGACACGCGTTAGAGATGTACTCGTCCCAGAGCTGGAAGGAGTGCGTCAGATATCTGGAGCTCAGTCTGCGGCTGCACCGGCTGCTGAAGGACAGCGAGGCTCACTGCAGCCGGACCTGCAGCACTGAAACACGGCCACGCGCCAGTAACAGCACCGACACCAGCCTCTGGATCATGGGGCACATCATCGCGAGAGCCGCGTGTCTCAAGAAGTGCAAAACAAACTTCCCCGTGTTCTCTAAATCTTCCCCGAAGAGAGAGACGCTGGCTGCGTTCGAGCAGAGGATTCCCTACCGCTACCTGCAGTATGTTCATTATCAG ATGAATGAGTTGGAGAAAGCTGTTTCAGCGGCACACACGTGTCTCCAGCGAAACCCCGGCGATCCACTTTTATCCCGGACTCTGAACTACTACAAAAGTCTGTTTGATGTGGAGGAGTATCTCATAGACCACGAGGAGAAGCCCTATGAG GCTTTATTTGTGAAAGCTGTGAAGTTGTATAACTCTGGAGACTTCAGCAGCAGCGCTCGAGACATGGAGCTGGCGGCCGCCGAGTATTTCCAAACACACAACCTGTGTCTGCAGTCATGTGAAGGCTCCTATGAAGTGCAGGAGGTCAAAGATTTTTATCCAACGCTAGCTG ATTTCTATTTTGAGGCTTTGACGTGTAAAGTTAAATGCGAGGAGAATTTGAAGCCAAATGTTGGTGGCTACTTTGTGGAGAAATTCGTTGCCACCATGTACCACTACCTGCAGTTTGCTTATTATAAAt TGAATGATGCGAGAAGCGCAGCGCCGTGTGCAGCGAGTTACATGCTGTTTGATGCAGAAGATCAAGTGATGCGGCAGAACGTGGCATACTACACATTCTACAGAGAACAGTGGGGACTGCAGGAACAACACTTCAAACCACGACCC GAAGCGCTGATGTATTACAATCAAACCACTAAACAGAGAGAACTGCTGGAGTTCGCACAGAATTATCTACAGACAGATCATGAG gACGTTGTGACTCCAGAggacacatcatcatcatcatcatcagatcCTCCTGATGAAGAGTTTGAGGGTATGGGGGATTATGAGGAGTCTTTTCTGGCTGAATGGTGGCAGGAACCCAAAACTAAAGGAGATACAGGAGAAGCGGCTGAATGA